One window from the genome of Candidatus Methylacidiphilales bacterium encodes:
- a CDS encoding homoserine dehydrogenase, with protein sequence MKTWRIHLAGFGTVGAGLWHHLESHVDLISRRTESRFEITKIACRDPHKATSRGAPADRITTDLLSLATDPGAEILVELIGGIEPAYSLIKTALLNGKHVVTANKALLAAHGEELLTLAAKQQRHLLFEASVAGAVPIIKAIRESLAANKILSIHGIINGTCNYILTQMTEKNLDYATALAEAKQLGYAEADESLDVDGHDTAHKAIILAALAYGTWADEEKICVEGIRNINRLDLDFAARLGYSLKLLAIIQSTDEKEIDLRVHPTLLPQSHVLASVKDVFNAIAVRGDALGEALFYGRGAGALPTTSAVAADLIEIARNPTPTPTSYKPSHAKLKPISEVISRYYLRLNVIDRPGVLAQISSILARHQIGISSVIQPKGHEGDWVPLILMVHDAQEAAFQNARQEIETLPIVAPPAIVIRVEDFE encoded by the coding sequence ATGAAGACGTGGCGTATCCATCTTGCAGGATTCGGCACCGTCGGAGCTGGACTCTGGCATCACCTGGAATCTCACGTTGATTTAATCTCCCGCCGCACAGAGAGTCGTTTTGAAATTACAAAAATTGCCTGCCGCGATCCCCATAAGGCCACTTCTCGTGGCGCTCCAGCAGATCGGATCACCACTGACCTGCTCTCTCTTGCCACCGATCCCGGCGCTGAAATTCTTGTGGAACTCATTGGCGGTATCGAGCCAGCCTACTCCCTCATTAAAACAGCTCTTCTAAACGGCAAGCATGTTGTCACCGCAAATAAAGCCCTCCTCGCAGCCCACGGAGAAGAACTATTAACCCTCGCCGCCAAGCAACAACGTCATCTTCTTTTTGAAGCCAGCGTCGCCGGCGCAGTTCCGATTATCAAGGCGATACGCGAAAGTCTCGCTGCTAACAAAATTCTCTCCATCCATGGCATAATCAACGGCACTTGCAATTACATCCTAACTCAGATGACCGAGAAAAACCTTGATTACGCTACAGCCCTAGCGGAAGCAAAACAACTCGGCTACGCGGAGGCCGATGAATCTTTGGACGTAGACGGACATGATACCGCCCACAAAGCTATTATTCTTGCTGCACTTGCCTACGGCACATGGGCCGATGAAGAGAAAATCTGCGTCGAAGGCATCCGTAACATCAACCGGCTAGATTTGGATTTCGCTGCTCGCCTGGGCTATAGCCTCAAACTCCTAGCGATCATCCAATCCACAGATGAAAAAGAAATAGACTTGCGCGTGCATCCCACCCTTTTGCCGCAATCGCATGTTCTAGCTTCTGTTAAAGACGTTTTTAATGCTATTGCCGTGCGAGGCGATGCGCTCGGGGAAGCTCTTTTCTACGGTCGTGGTGCAGGTGCCTTACCCACCACGAGTGCTGTAGCGGCTGACCTCATCGAAATTGCCCGCAATCCCACGCCCACTCCTACCTCCTATAAGCCCTCTCATGCTAAACTCAAGCCGATCTCAGAGGTCATCTCCCGTTATTACCTACGCTTAAACGTCATAGACCGCCCTGGCGTCCTTGCTCAGATATCTAGCATCTTAGCAAGGCACCAAATTGGAATCTCTTCAGTCATCCAACCCAAAGGACACGAAGGCGATTGGGTGCCGCTTATTCTCATGGTGCATGATGCCCAAGAAGCCGCCTTCCAAAATGCTCGCCAGGAAATAGAAACCTTGCCGATCGTCGCTCCGCCTGCCATCGTCATCCGCGTCGAAGATTTCGAATGA
- a CDS encoding polymer-forming cytoskeletal protein: MPAASPSSSPLRNAFSSISPTTETTIIAADTEFKGNLAFNGELHINGRYEGGIDSENGTLIIGDQAIVKAQIRAQDIIIKGKVQGNIVATGRVELRGKAQIFGDVRASRLFIEDGVLFVGRSENINSAPQTEADFSQIFTRLSDKPSR, from the coding sequence ATGCCAGCTGCAAGCCCGAGTTCCAGCCCACTTCGCAACGCTTTTAGTTCAATCTCTCCGACGACAGAAACGACAATAATAGCTGCAGATACAGAATTCAAAGGCAATCTCGCTTTTAATGGCGAGCTCCACATAAACGGCCGCTATGAAGGCGGGATTGATTCCGAAAACGGGACGCTGATCATAGGTGATCAAGCTATCGTAAAAGCACAAATTCGAGCCCAAGACATAATAATTAAAGGAAAAGTTCAAGGAAACATAGTTGCTACTGGACGCGTCGAGCTGCGTGGTAAAGCTCAAATCTTCGGAGATGTAAGAGCTTCTCGCCTCTTTATTGAAGATGGAGTGCTATTTGTCGGACGCTCAGAAAATATCAACAGTGCGCCGCAGACGGAAGCTGACTTTTCTCAAATCTTCACGCGCCTCTCCGACAAACCAAGCCGCTAA